The Corylus avellana chromosome ca11, CavTom2PMs-1.0 genome contains the following window.
TGGTTCTCATGTGGATGGAGTTAGGAATGATACTTTGGAGCTCCTTCAGAACTTTTGGCAGTATTGACTGCTAGTAATAGTGCAGCAGGATTCTTCAGTTTTATACCTGTTGAACTTCATTGTGGCTTGGTGTTTGGATCATAGAATTTACATTTGAATCGCATATCATAATGGATGTTCTTTGCATTTCTGACTTGCATGCAATTCTTTACCTGTATAGGGCACAtcttatttatgttttgatattGATATCGATATCTTTGTGTTATTGGAACTTGACACTTGGTTAGAAATTATTAGTGAAGCCTGTGGAGAGAAATGGCACCCCGACATATTTTCTAATATCATGTTTTGTAAATGTAATCATGTCAAGTTACATGAGATGCTCAAGTAATTTTTCTTAGATGTTACAATTCTTTCAGGGATCATTATATGGTCAAATTCATGTGCTCTGTTAATATGGGAAGCATACACTAATTGAAATCTGTTGCTTACCTGCTTTTAAGTACTCAACTTGCTGTGCTACTATTCTGGTAGGAACCATATGGTGTTAAATGCAAGTTGGAAAGCTCTAATCTATCAGAATTAGTTTCTTTTTACTTCAATGAACTTCTGTATATGCTTGTTTGTTTTCATGTGGTAGATACCGTTCTTCCCTGACACAAAGCATTACATTTACCATCATATAAAGCCTTTGGCTAGTCTTGTTACGTGGGGCGGCTGAGTAGTATATCTTAGATATTATGATTCTCTGAGGAATTATTGATTTGTGGTTGTTATATGGTCACTGGTTTCCTTTGTTATCCAAGAAGGATATGCTTATAAACTCTGTTGCATACATATGTTTCAGTCCTAACCTTTCCATTCTGGTCACATGGGATTTAATCCTAAAGGATAGCTCAGTCGGCTAaggaccacgtctcatgaagcgagGTCATTGGTTTGAATTTCTCATTTCCCCTCTCCTTGGGGccaattatatgtatataaaagtCATATCGGATCTGAATTTAAATCTATTATTTTCTACTCCAGTGAACTTATTATTGGAAATCATACTTATGTCCTTGCTTGCTTGGGTTCATGTGGTTGATGGACTTATTCTCTAACATAAAGCATACTTTTCCTATAATCCCCAACTTTACTAAAATTTACCCcttttttaaaactaatattTTGTAAAAGCCCTAGTATACTGAACTTACTTGGTAATTTCGTGTCTATGTATATATGTGAACAATGTGTTCATAGCACATTGCTTGTTGGGATTTGCAGAGAAATCTTCCTTCAGCAACTGGATCAGGATCGGCGAAGACCACTGCTTCAGGATGGGCAGCTTTTTGATTGTGTGAGCATTTATTAATTGTGATTGAGATCTTTGTTTGATGTGTTCTTCAGAAGAAGtatttaaaagggaaaaaagaaaaaaataacaaagagaaCGAGAAAAGTAGAAAGCACAAGGTACCTAATTCTTCCATATCTGGAAAATAATATTTCCTGGAAATATATCTGTATGCCTCTTTTGTCCTGCTTGAGCTTGTAAGTTCTTAACTTTATATAATATAgagatttatttttcttctatatgGTTGGTTGATATGCACTATTGTAAACTGAAATGTGTGTATCTATGGACCATCTATTAACTGTAATTAGGGTTGATCCATAAATGCACAATTAAGGCTATGAATCAGGCACATTTCTTGACTAATTGAAAAATGACCAGATTGGGTAACCCTGGCAAAAACTGGAAATGAGAAGTAGCGGACGAACAGTTCGttcaactcaatctataaaatttgcattttcatgTGTCTGTttcttaacatgtgagaagcacatgcctttttaatagcatgtgagaTTCTCTCGTTAAGAGCTGTTTTTGGATTTGTGTAAATTGTATCCTTAACTGAACTAGCAAtattaaaaactacatttttatctcacaatgttaACGTGATTATCTCAACCAACTTTTggaatagtaaaaaaaatatataaaaaattaagggatgGTCAGGATTGTCACATTggtattgtaaaataaaaatgtaggaTATAACATACTCCAACTGAACTGTTTCTTGGTGATGGTAGAAAATTTGGGTCGGTGAAAGTTTGGAAATCTGAAGTATGAGTTTATGGTTTCTGTTGATGAATTGGTAGATAATTTTTTCTTCCTCAATGCTCTGAAGCACAAAAGTAGATTGACTCTCCCTTGTaatttgttgtgtttttgtttgtttccctCCTTTTTTCCCGAAGttgaatagaatatatatatatatatatatacacacacacatggGCTTGAAAGATTATGCACGTGAAAGGAAGAAATATGACCAAAATGGGTTTACTTGTTAGAAGTTTGCACAAAGATATGCAATCCAGTTaaaaaattgagtaatgctagaaatttcTCTTATGTTTCTCTTGTGTAACTGCAAGAACAATATGGCTTATAAATTTACCATcgaacttgtgattgatcattattgaattttgattttaaaagtcacttcatTCTTGAAGTGATGCAAGAAtggcttctaaaattactttaaGAAACTAGTATAAAACACACTAAATTCCATAAACAAGTAGGAAAGTGAGAAAAAGGTGAAGTGCCTACACCGGATATTTCACACCAATcaattaatcaaaaaaatatgCAACACTCACTTTATACACCAACTAGAATTTCCTCTATAACAAGAGGATACAATTTGAAAAGTGGCAAATCTCAAGATAACAAGACCAACGAAAAATAAATGTGAAATCATACATACCTCCCGATGGCATGGTTGAAAGAACTAAAGAAACTTCTACATATTAAAATGGGAAAACTTTACAAAGGTTCCCTGAACTTTCACGTGTTTTAAAAGATCCTCTCAATATTCAAAACTCTCAAtcattgaacttttaatttgatgtaatataTCCCCTCCATTAGGGTTTGGCATTAAAGAGACGTGAAAATGAATGAAATGATTTGTTTACTGTCACGCCCCCGATTAAGGAGAATAGGGGAACGCGAACTTAAAAGGGAAaacacaataattaaataatatcaTTACATTAATACTAAACCAAAGATAGGAAGTCAAAAGTTATATAGTACTAGTGTTTTAATATGAACATTTACAAGATCTTGTTTACATATGAGctgggaataaaaaaaaaaacaaatatttcaagCCCTGTTAGGAGGCATTATCAAAAGCGACTACTATAGGGAGGTTATAGCCTCCCTATGCGTCAAGTGTTCTCCTATATacacataacaaaaattgtgcagtctacaaaaaacaaaagtctgcacaacaatggcttgaTCTTTGCAACCTATTGGAATCCCAAGCTCTAAAACTTTTACGGCTCCGCAAAGTAGTAGGTCCATGTGTCCCAAGTATAAGGCCATATAATCGGGTCCTCAAGAATAAGGACACCTATAGGAAGCCCCATTCTCAACACTATTATGTATAACGACATCTGAAAATTTTCATCTGAAAAATTTAAAGGGGaaaaggggtgagttcgacaactcagtaagtaaccacaacatttaaattttgtgagttgtcgaactcaccccttttCCCCTTTAAATTTTTCAGATGCTGTTATACATAATAGTGTTGAGAATGAGGCTTCCCGTAGGTGTCCTTATTCTTGAGGACCCGATTATATAGCCTTATGCTTGGGACACATGGACCTACTGCTTTGCAGAGCCGTAGGAGTTTTAGAGCTTGGGATTCTAATGAGTTGCAAGGATCAAGCCATTGTTGTgtagacttttgttttttgtagactacacaatttttgttatgtgtATATAGGAGAACACTTGACGCATGAGGAGACTATAACCTCCCTATAGTAGTCGCTTTTGATTATGCCTCCTAACAGGActtgaaatgtttgttttttttggattcTCAACTCATATGTAAACAATATCTTGTAAATGTTCATATTAAAACACTAGTTCTATATAACTTTTGACTTCTCAACTTTGGTTTAGTATTAATGTAATGGTATTCCTTAATTAATGTGTTTTCCCTTTTAAGTTCGCGTTCCCATATTCTCCTTAATCGGGGGCGTGACAAGTAGAcaagtagtatatatatatatatatatatatatatgtgtgtgtgtgtttgcaCGGACCCCATGTGTAAGCATATAAGGTCATATTCCAAATATATTGCATAGGTATATATAATCCAATTTCCCTTATTGCTGTACacgtgtacatatatatatatatatacaaaaaaaaaaaagctacatatatatttatatatatgtgtacaCAAAACaacatgactatatatatatatatatatatatatatatgtgtgtgagGTGCTAAACATTTATTCAATAAGTCTTAcacatataaaatttttattattgttattatcattattatgaaTGTATAATATCTAATCACAAAAACATTATACTGACTTATGTGAAAAATTtgtctaaacaaaatatatataatctctataAAACCTACAAAACTAACATTTTAATAATAAGAGTCATTTTTACAAACTCCTTAGATTACTACCCCTTAGATAACCACCTATACAAGAATCCTAAAATACTCGTAAGAAGCAAATAATCTTATtccaaaaaaagcaaaatgaTAATAAAGAAAGGGGTTCCTTACCGCTGCTGTgctagaaaagaagaaaaaaagtcttGAAATAATCCCTACTTGTTTTCGCTACTGAGTGGTAGTGAGGAGAAAAGAAAGCCTTTTGGGTATTATATATGGCATATCAGggagagttgagagagagatataataaacaaaaaaaataagttaaagGACGTGTTAAATGGCTATGGGGAAAAATCATGCAAGAGGACAAATGTCCATTACGTGGAGGCTTCCTCTTGTGCATGAAAACAAATGgcaaatgagagaaaaaaaaaaagtaagacaCGTTCTTATCAACTGGCTTGGAGGCTAcgtcaaattattattattatttatttatttatttataattattattattattattattaagcaatAAATCCTCCTAAAATCTAGAAGACTCTCAAATATTTAATAGGCTAATGATCCCACTAATACTCTCTTAACTAAATGAgtcatcttttatatatatatatatatatatatacacttatcACGTATCACGTTGAgttaagaagagataaaatcTCTTCATATATTCTAGGAGATCTACATAATATTTAATTGGATAAAAACTCACCAAAAAGTTCTATTCTAATGGCTTTTCTATATATGAGTATATGAATTAAATccaacaactatatatatatatatatttatatataaaaacaaaaatgctttattttaatctacaaaatttataggatgtcacatatattcttaaaacatttataaaattttaaatatacccttaatttcacattaaaaaaaaaaaaaaaaaaagtaagttgAGGGTATCTTGATATCTATCATAGCATTCATGCCAAATCCTAACGAAAGAAGGTAGATTTCATCAAATTAGAAATTTGAGAgatgaaattgagaatttttggaCTTTAGaagagtcttctcaaaatgcgtgAAAGTTAAAGGGAGTCTTTGTGAAGTTAACCCTATTAAAATCTACCCAGATACGCGGATATTTATAAGAACAAGTAAAAAAGACGTCTCgattcaaatttatataaagaaaaaaattgcaaaatcaatCTATATGGTTGTACCAATTTGCAATAAGCTCTCTAAGGTTTAAAAGTAGTTTAAAACTTCTTGCGGTAAGCACAAATGACAAACAATCCTCAAGTCCAAgcttctttttgaaattttaatggAATTTGTTGCTCAACCACCCTCAAAGCCTGGGAAGTAGGGGTATCAACTTGGTCCGGTTTAtcagtttttggccaaaatcgaGGACCAGAACAGGGGTACTCGGTTCTTGATTTTGGGAAACTGGAATCGGGAATTAGGTCCCGGTTACCTGCTGATTTCGGTTTGTACCCGATTATCTGGACcaggtaaccggttttttaagaaaaaatatttcaatgcccaaaataccctcaaGTTATTTCACTCATTCTCCTCTTCGCCGAACCAGAGAACGAGAGGGTGGGAACAGTGGGATCGACGACGCTACAAATCCACTACAACACGACAgctacaattttttgtttttttgacaaaacaCAGCACAACAACTCATTCTCCTCTTTGCCGAACCAAAGAATCGGAGGGTGAGAACGAAAATGGGTTTTATTGCACAGCACAGCACAACAACACCAAACATGGGTTTTATTGCAGAAGAACAAAAATGGGTTTTATTGCACAGCACAACAACATCAAACAACACAGCAACATCAAACATGCGTTTTATTACAGACCCACCAAaccccaaaaccaaaacaaatcaGAGGTATAGCAGTGGTGAATGGGGGTAGATGTGAGAAGTAATCGGTGACCATGAAGAGATAAAAAAGGATTTGGGGATTTGGAAATGGGAAATGAAGAGAGAGGCGGAATGGCGTGAAgttgtgaaatatatatatatatatataaggtaccCTGGTTatggtaaaaaccgggtactaGAACCGGAGCACctagtttttgatttttttcaatcGGAACTGAAACCAAGTCCTCGGTTCCGGTTTTCCGATAATTATTGACAGCCCTACTGGGAGTACTTTGGCTACCTGATGGGCCATGGCCAATTATGGACGATCAAACCATCccttagatttttaatttttattttttaattttaatttttattataaatttatataggACATGtgttatattattattagcCTTAATGTGACATTTTGATGGTTttctgtcaaaatttcaaacagAAGTTAGAACTGGGGAGTTATTTGCCATTCGTagttttaaattactttttaaaccCTAAAGAGCTTATTGTTAGACTATAAGAACTAATTTTGCGTTATAAAGAAAGGATGGAAAACAATAAGCTCAGAGCTGTAACCTAATTTCTGTTTATAATGATGTCAAACAAGCATGATGGCAACCAAAGCCAAGCATGATTGAACATTTTGGATTAATTTTagaagtttccaaaaaaaaaaattctacatttTGCACTGTACAGCAAAAGATTGTTCAGTGAAGAGTGTGGCTTGAATCAGAAAGTGCCAAAAATGACCGAGAAACTGTAAAAAGGACTTTCTTGTCACCTTTGCCTGTCACTGAAAAATTGGAAGAAACAATGACCAACTGGCGAACACGACTAAAGCAGATATGAACATGGCTGCAGATCCTAGAAATATTTGTATGATTATTTCTGTAGATACTCTGGTTTTAGAACCCAATGCGATTCATTCAGGTCTTTCGCTAGTGTTGCTATTTCCTTCAAAAGATTCTTAAACAAGGGTAGATCCTCGGCGGGTATCCTCTCTTTGAAGTGCTGCACTATGCTGGCTGAAGTGGTTCTTCCACCTCTTTGTTGCATAAATGTACAGATCTGGCGTATCAAAACTTCCGGCTGCACTCTAGCTTTGTTCTTTGATGGTCTAGAAGGCCCAACATCAGCGGATCTTGCCTTGTTACGAGAACttttttttgatgatgaggAATTCTCCAAGGCAGGATCACTTCGTGTACCCATCCCTGTCGGATAAACCTCGGATCCATGCAGAGTGGCCCCTCCACGCGGAACATCGTTATGAGAACTTGAAGCCAACTGTTGTTCAAGTCCAGCACCAACAGCTCTTTCTTGGGTACTTCGTATTCTAGCTAATAGTTCGCCTGAAGATAGTGCCTTCCCTGCGGATGCCCCAGCTGCAATTCCACTTATACTGTTGGTTCCACTGCTGGACAAGTCATTGACCGATTTGGTATTATTTGTCAACTGAGAGTTCACAGTTGAACCGAACTTCTGACGCATAGATAATGGTGCACCAGCAGTCCCGGATTTCCCGGTCCATGTTGGGACAGAAATACTGTCACGACTACGGAGCATCCGTGACTGGCGCAATGCTTCTGCTGCTCTTTGTGCAACTTGGGAAGCTTGCTCCTCAAGCCTCATCTTCTCCCCATCATGGGCGTTCATGATTACATCATGGTTCATGGCACTCTGTAGATGAAAAACAACACCAAGTGAGGTTACAAAAGAAATCCGAATGTACCcagaaaaaaaatggagttaTGATGGAGCAAACGTGGGATCTAAAATAAGTGGTTCGTTAATGCCTTTTTGTCAAAACCAAAACAAGTGTGAATTAAGAAAACCCTAGTAATATCTACTTTCTGTTGCAACACTTGAGAATGATGTCAAAATGGTCTAACGCTAGCCTTCCCTTATCAAAATATACTAACATTCCAGCTTTCCAAATGCAACCAGACAACaatcaggaagaaaaaaattagtttatgGTTGATTTACATGATAATGCCATCAAAGAAAGGTACAAACCAAAGCACAATAACAACGTTGAGGAAACTTACATGTATCCCATGGGCACCAAAAAGACTCCTTAAAATGCCTGTTTCTTCATCTACATCACCATCACTGTGATCagctttttctttccctttcccgCTCGAAGTTGCAATCCCTGATTTGTTATCATTTTCAGCTGCAACACCATCAGTATGTCGTGCAGGAACTTCAAGAGGTTTTTGCTTATCCTGTTTATCTTTCTGAGCCCCAACAACGTTTACATCTTCAGAAAGTTGACCGAAAATATTAGATGTTTCAGTTGACCCATTCTCTCTGTTGTCATTCAGGACGAAAAGATCCTTCATATCCCGAGCTTTAAAGAACCTTCTCTGCTGTGGGTTCTTCAAAATCTTATTAGTGAGAAAATGTTTGTAAATCTGCCGGTGGTACACCTTCTCCTCTATCGCTCCACTTGTGATCAATCTATACACTGTTACGTCCCGTTTCTGACCAATACGCCAAGCACGCTCCCTGGCCTGTTAAAGTAAAATGTTACCCTTGATTTACAGGGGTGTCTATTCAAATGAAGCAACATTTCACGTCAAGAATAAATTTCCATTCTGCCTGAAATTGACATAATTGttcaaagaaaaattatgtGGGATTCCTTAGATATTAAGTTTATGAGAAGGCATCAAAAGCATCATATCATATTTGTGAGATTCTTAACATTCATGAACGGGAGAATATTTAAGATGGGGTGGAGTGATCAAACATAAAAAAGTACCTGCATGTCAGTTGAAGGGTTCCAGTCAGGATCGTAGATGATCACCCGGTCTGCACCAGTTAGATTTGTTCCCAAACCACCAACCTTGGTCGTTAAAATGAAGATAAAGACATCATTTGAGTTATTAAATTCATCCATTAAGGCCATTCTTTGTTTTACGGGAGTAAGACCATCCATTCTCCTGTAGCAGTAGCCAGCGGTAATCAAAAACTTCTCAAGAATATCAAGCATTTGTTGAGTTTGTGTAAAAAGAAGAACACGATGACCTTGTTCCTTCCAAACCTTAAGCACTTGGTCAACTACTTTCATTTTTCCACTGCGTTCTGGATTCCCATAGTCTGGATTGTGGCAGGAATGCTCCCTCTCAAGCAGATCAGGGTGATTGCAAATCTTACGCATCACATCAATTCCGTAAAGAGAATTTCTATTGCCATCTAAAATCTGTTCTACCTCAGTGCTAGCTAGAAAAGCTCTATACACAGATCGTTGCTCTGCAGTGAGGCTGCAAAAGAGGACATGTTCGGTCTTCTTTGGAAGGTGGGCATTCACATCAGCCTTCATACGTCGTAGGAGATAAGGCATGATTAAGTCACGCAGGACCACAGCACACCTGACagcaaaaaaaatgcaaaaaaaattaagactcAGAAAATACTCTCAgggaaattttgaaaatcagaAATTGAAGAAACCTTTTTTGGGTAAGTCAGTTAAGAAactcatgaaaaagaaaatagtgaatCATCCAAACTTAAAGCGAATAATGAGCTCCTCCCCTTCCTGCCCACATCCTCTCCCCTCAGCCAGGGGATCGGGGATCTTTCAACATTCAAGACTAAGTGAATAACTCAAGACATGACAAGCCAGGTTTTTATCTTTTAGCTGAAATTCTTTTCTGGGTGTCTCGAATCAGCTTGTACAtactaaaaatttcaaaaataaaccAGACCCTTCTAAAAATGTTTGGAGATATCACAAAGGTCACCTGTAAGCTGTGGATACTTGCAATGGTGAAGCATTAGCATAACCACCAACAGATATGGGGACTGCAAACTCTGCCTCAAATACAGGCAAGACACCCAGCTTCCCagggaaaacaaaatcaaataaagacCACAGTTCAGCCAGCTTGTTCTGAATTGGAGCACCAGTCATTATTATTCGATGAATTGTCTGTAGCTGCTTGCAAACTAGAGTAATCTCAGCATTCGGATTCCGAATTCGGTGTCCTTCATCCAAAACTGCATAACCCCATTCAATATCAAGCAATTTTTCACCTAATATGCGCAGTTGCTCATAAGTGGTGATAAGCAACCCAGATTCTGATCTCAAAACACGGTTTATCAAGGAATCCCATTTTCCATTGCTCCTAGACGAGATGTCTCCCTCATATTCACTGTCAAATGAAGCTTCGCTTTCATAATCACTATCATAAGATTTGGCTTGCTTCTTCCTATTAATAGGATCCTGAGCAGAATCATGTAGTATCACCACATGAAAGCTTGGGTACCATTTTCGTGCTTCCCTTCTCCACTGTCGCAAGAGTGTAACAGGGCAGACAATAATGCTCGGTTTGTACATATTACTGAAATgcagtgcaccaagaaaagataAGACTTGGATAGTCTTACCAAGACCCATCTCATCTCCCATAATCCCACCTGCTCTTTGGCAATGCAATTCCCACAACCACTGTACTCCCACTTTTTGATAGTCAAAAAGTGCGCAAAAGATGCTTTCTGGTATTTTCAGCCCACCTTCAAGTGTTACATAAGGAGGTTCATAATCATCCACGTCTTTAACACCCTCTGGCTTCACATCTTCACAACTGGAGCTTACTACTTCATCCCTTGCATCCTCtgcaagaaaaataacaagGTTGATACGAAGATATGAAATTCTGGACAACAATACAGGACATATGAAATTCTGGACAACAACAcataagaaacaaattaaaatgtgTAATTACTACTTCTGGACAACTTGTCAGATTAAAAATAACTAATTGTTCCCAGATGGCCAGATGCGTGCAATCTGCTAGTAACTAAAATATAAGGTCAAGAATATACACTAGGCAGGCATGATTGTGTGCATGTGTCAGGTGTACAATGTAAATGAGAAAACGAAGTtagatattatttataaaaaaaaaaaaaaaaaaaagggggttcaCAATTTTTGGCTCCTTCCTGGCCCAGAAGTTTGcttctaaataaaataataataataaaaagaagcaTGTTTGATCATTGCCACCCTTTCAGAATTTTAGGAAGAAACAGTAATTCTTTAACTTGAGATCAGGTGCCTAAGACAAAAGGATCattaaatatgtaaatatatatatatagagagagagagaggccaaCACAAAATGGACTAATCTATAGGCAGGCCACTTGTCTATATCCAAGATATGCTAATAAGATCGACAAGCCACATAATGTAATTCTTATACCTAGCCAAGGTCCAACAATAAGAAAGTAACTTACAGTTCAACGCCTCACCATTTCCTCATACATACAGCCCATCAACTAACTCGTAATAAAACATTACACCATAATCAACAAAAGCTACACCAAAACAGGGCTAGACGAAAATATAAACCAAAGAATTGGCAGAAAGCCAGGCACCAATGCATCAGTTGGCACACATCAATCCAACATACTGATTCTCAGCAAACAATAAGACCAGAGAACTACCTAATACTGAAAGCAAACAGAATATTGATCATACCACTTTCTTCCAAGTGCTTTTCCTCACAAGAAATGAGCTTTGTCCACTTCCTGTTAGGCAAAGGccgtttgtttttctttttcctttttgaatcATCATTCTTTTCTAGCTCTCGTTTTGCGGATTGAGGAAGTTTTAAAGGTGTTTTCAGCCTTTGAAAAGGACGAGTAGGTGCATCAAGCTTTGGCAAAGCTTCTGGATCAAGGAGTTTGGTTGTTGGGCGAGCTTGAGCAGCCTCTGACATTGACCGTACAGCTCTGGCAACACTTGCAGCAACAAGATTATTAGTCTCATCTTCATTCTCAGGTACATCGAGCCTATTAAATGACCCTGGTTGTTGAAGACGGCGCTCAAAACCCTTCAGCTTATGAAAAGGAGTTAAAATTCCTTTCCGAATGAATTCATCCCTTTCCTAAAATGTAAACATGGTAACATTAGTCCTCActcttcctctttttttgtTAACTATCAATTAATTtgcataacaaaaaaaaaaaaaatcacaattctATTATCATATCCTTTTCAATTCTGCCACAAATCTCATCAATGCTGCACTGAGTAGAATTTTAAGACTATGTTCAACTTACTGTTTCAACAAAGCCTGAAGATGCTGCATCCAAAAGTGCATCAAAACCAGTATCCTCCTCAAATGAGACTATTTTCTGTCTCTTTTCCACATTTTTCCTCGATTTCTGAACCTCTTTTAACTTCCTCTTGCGTTTTGGCTCTTCCTTGACCAGATTTCGTAACACCTTGTCATGTTCAACAGCTTTGGAAGAGTTACCCTTGCGCAAATCTGAAAGTTCTTTGTCAAGTTGAGCCTTGGTTTTCTTGAGGCTTCGAAGCCGATCAGCAGCCAAGGCATGCTGAAGATTTAAGCCATTAGGGGAAACTTGACCACCATCCTCTTGATTTCCAAGC
Protein-coding sequences here:
- the LOC132165668 gene encoding protein CHROMATIN REMODELING 8, giving the protein MAEDEDRVLLSSLGITSANPEDIERDILAEVIRNDENGSEGGGSTEEEPLEKSESIDPSSTSQAKLFHKLKVVEFEIDAVASTVGQVRNVASDGNDRGELGNQEDGGQVSPNGLNLQHALAADRLRSLKKTKAQLDKELSDLRKGNSSKAVEHDKVLRNLVKEEPKRKRKLKEVQKSRKNVEKRQKIVSFEEDTGFDALLDAASSGFVETERDEFIRKGILTPFHKLKGFERRLQQPGSFNRLDVPENEDETNNLVAASVARAVRSMSEAAQARPTTKLLDPEALPKLDAPTRPFQRLKTPLKLPQSAKRELEKNDDSKRKKKNKRPLPNRKWTKLISCEEKHLEESEDARDEVVSSSCEDVKPEGVKDVDDYEPPYVTLEGGLKIPESIFCALFDYQKVGVQWLWELHCQRAGGIMGDEMGLGKTIQVLSFLGALHFSNMYKPSIIVCPVTLLRQWRREARKWYPSFHVVILHDSAQDPINRKKQAKSYDSDYESEASFDSEYEGDISSRSNGKWDSLINRVLRSESGLLITTYEQLRILGEKLLDIEWGYAVLDEGHRIRNPNAEITLVCKQLQTIHRIIMTGAPIQNKLAELWSLFDFVFPGKLGVLPVFEAEFAVPISVGGYANASPLQVSTAYRCAVVLRDLIMPYLLRRMKADVNAHLPKKTEHVLFCSLTAEQRSVYRAFLASTEVEQILDGNRNSLYGIDVMRKICNHPDLLEREHSCHNPDYGNPERSGKMKVVDQVLKVWKEQGHRVLLFTQTQQMLDILEKFLITAGYCYRRMDGLTPVKQRMALMDEFNNSNDVFIFILTTKVGGLGTNLTGADRVIIYDPDWNPSTDMQARERAWRIGQKRDVTVYRLITSGAIEEKVYHRQIYKHFLTNKILKNPQQRRFFKARDMKDLFVLNDNRENGSTETSNIFGQLSEDVNVVGAQKDKQDKQKPLEVPARHTDGVAAENDNKSGIATSSGKGKEKADHSDGDVDEETGILRSLFGAHGIHSAMNHDVIMNAHDGEKMRLEEQASQVAQRAAEALRQSRMLRSRDSISVPTWTGKSGTAGAPLSMRQKFGSTVNSQLTNNTKSVNDLSSSGTNSISGIAAGASAGKALSSGELLARIRSTQERAVGAGLEQQLASSSHNDVPRGGATLHGSEVYPTGMGTRSDPALENSSSSKKSSRNKARSADVGPSRPSKNKARVQPEVLIRQICTFMQQRGGRTTSASIVQHFKERIPAEDLPLFKNLLKEIATLAKDLNESHWVLKPEYLQK